A window of Eubacterium sp. 1001713B170207_170306_E7 contains these coding sequences:
- a CDS encoding ABC transporter ATP-binding protein, whose amino-acid sequence MDEIVLKATDLCKSYGSFKALDHLSLTIEKGKTYGLIGQNGAGKTTFIRQVCGLSYPSAGELSLFGKREEKGLREGRKRMGCLVETPALYQGMTARQNMEAQRILRGIPDKRVVEKTLELVGLTDTGRKTVRHFSLGMKQRLGIAMALISDPEFLILDEPINGLDPVGIVEIRELLKRLNTERGTTLLISSHILSELYQTVDHFIIIDQGHIVEALTQEELDERCRRHIAIEVDDTARAAAVIEQSLHTDNYKVMPDGTIKLYDHLEEVRAVSAALSQGGLLLTGISVRGDSLEDYFLQSIGGRKNG is encoded by the coding sequence ATGGATGAAATTGTATTAAAAGCGACAGATTTGTGTAAAAGCTATGGGAGCTTTAAAGCCCTTGACCATTTGAGCCTGACCATTGAGAAAGGGAAAACCTACGGATTAATCGGCCAGAACGGCGCGGGAAAGACAACCTTTATCCGGCAGGTGTGCGGGCTTTCCTATCCTTCTGCTGGAGAGCTGTCCCTCTTTGGAAAACGTGAAGAAAAAGGACTGCGGGAAGGGAGAAAGCGTATGGGCTGTCTGGTGGAAACACCAGCGCTGTACCAGGGGATGACGGCCAGGCAGAACATGGAGGCCCAGCGCATACTGCGGGGAATTCCGGACAAGCGGGTGGTGGAGAAAACCCTGGAGCTGGTGGGGCTTACGGATACCGGACGGAAAACCGTAAGGCATTTTTCGCTGGGGATGAAGCAGCGGCTCGGCATTGCCATGGCCCTCATCAGCGATCCGGAATTTCTGATTCTTGACGAGCCCATCAATGGGCTGGACCCTGTGGGGATTGTGGAGATTCGGGAGCTTTTAAAACGTCTGAATACAGAGCGCGGCACCACGCTGCTCATTTCAAGCCACATTCTCAGCGAGCTCTACCAGACAGTGGACCATTTCATTATTATCGACCAGGGGCATATTGTCGAAGCGCTGACACAGGAGGAGCTGGATGAGCGGTGCCGCCGGCACATTGCCATAGAGGTGGATGATACGGCCAGAGCCGCCGCGGTCATTGAGCAATCGCTGCACACCGATAATTATAAGGTTATGCCGGACGGGACGATCAAGCTTTACGACCATCTGGAGGAGGTACGCGCCGTATCGGCAGCCCTGTCGCAGGGCGGATTGCTTCTGACAGGCATCAGCGTCCGGGGAGACAGTCTGGAGGATTATTTCCTGCAGAGCATCGGGGGACGGAAAAATGGGTGA
- a CDS encoding ABC transporter permease, which produces MGDLLRLEWYKLWRDKTFYAVLAVTVFLGSCISFDGYSVTGMQVMGAALHNANLLILPVCVFPGLFIGREFGEGTIFYGIETGHSRLQVFLAKAAVFFIGCEVLMLAFPVLNVLFHSLAFGFGGPVSAEIVLYLIKAAGIVLVLNAASMAFGLFLGFLFRDVAKTIGIALFIFGILTFVLNLYGAKLSFLNYVIPMAAERLLLSEILPAASLWLISGAGAGWIAVLGAGAFFCFARRALQ; this is translated from the coding sequence ATGGGTGATCTGCTTCGGCTGGAATGGTACAAGCTCTGGCGGGATAAAACCTTCTACGCCGTGCTGGCAGTGACGGTGTTTCTGGGAAGCTGCATCAGCTTTGACGGCTACAGCGTTACGGGAATGCAGGTTATGGGAGCGGCGCTCCATAACGCCAATTTATTGATTCTGCCGGTATGCGTGTTTCCCGGGCTGTTCATCGGACGTGAGTTTGGCGAGGGAACCATTTTTTATGGAATCGAGACAGGCCACAGCCGGCTTCAGGTCTTTTTAGCCAAGGCCGCGGTGTTTTTTATCGGCTGCGAAGTGCTGATGTTGGCTTTTCCGGTATTAAACGTTCTGTTTCACAGCCTGGCATTTGGTTTTGGTGGGCCTGTGTCCGCTGAGATTGTCCTGTATCTGATAAAGGCAGCCGGAATTGTTCTGGTGCTCAACGCGGCTTCGATGGCTTTTGGCCTGTTTTTAGGATTTTTATTCCGGGATGTCGCAAAGACCATTGGTATCGCGCTGTTTATTTTTGGGATTCTGACCTTTGTTTTAAATCTTTATGGGGCAAAGCTGAGCTTTTTGAATTACGTAATTCCCATGGCGGCGGAGCGGCTGCTCCTGTCTGAGATACTGCCGGCAGCGTCGCTGTGGCTGATTTCAGGAGCAGGCGCAGGCTGGATTGCGGTGTTGGGAGCCGGCGCGTTTTTCTGCTTTGCCAGACGGGCTTTACAGT